One bacterium genomic region harbors:
- a CDS encoding pyridoxamine 5'-phosphate oxidase family protein: MATRYTALSPEQLDLIRESRLFFVASAHPDLEPGPEGQGPVNCSPKGNVPLAVIDERTVAYLDYHGSGNETARHADAEGPITLMFMSMDAIDAAIVRLYGRAETQSLEASPYAEQLLKDCRLEKGLRQIVVVHIASTQTSCGYGVPVCDYRNDREASQRGRRFK, encoded by the coding sequence ATGGCGACCCGCTACACCGCGCTTTCTCCAGAACAACTCGATCTCATCCGGGAATCCAGGCTCTTCTTCGTCGCATCGGCCCACCCGGATCTCGAGCCCGGTCCGGAAGGCCAGGGGCCCGTCAACTGCTCGCCGAAGGGCAATGTTCCGCTCGCCGTGATCGACGAACGCACGGTCGCCTACCTCGACTACCACGGCAGCGGCAACGAGACCGCCCGTCATGCGGATGCCGAGGGGCCGATCACATTGATGTTCATGTCCATGGACGCGATCGACGCTGCGATCGTACGCCTCTACGGGCGGGCCGAGACCCAGAGCCTGGAGGCCTCCCCTTACGCCGAACAGCTCTTGAAGGACTGCCGACTCGAGAAGGGCCTCCGGCAGATCGTGGTGGTGCACATCGCTTCCACCCAGACGAGCTGCGGATACGGGGTGCCCGTCTGCGACTACAGAAATGATCGCGAAGCTTCCCAGCGAGGGCGACGCTTCAAGTAG